In one window of Rhodothermus sp. DNA:
- the modA gene encoding molybdate ABC transporter substrate-binding protein, translating to MWKRRCFELLSGLLLLTGGCRQPQTPVAREVQVAAAADLRYAFEALRERFEGAHPNIRLKISYGASGQLFTQLRNGAPFDLYFSADADYPRRLIAEGLAVDSSFFLYAIGQLVVWVPKNSPLALASWDELAGPAIRRLALANPRHAPYGRAAITALRSLGLYERLRGRLVFGENVAQAAQFAASGAADAGLIALSLALAPEMQQRGRYRPLPPNSYSPIEQGAVVLRRAAARSEVWTFWRFVQGSEGRTILQRYGFALPDATNTLWTGPLPG from the coding sequence ATGTGGAAACGTCGTTGCTTTGAACTGCTGAGCGGGCTGCTATTGCTTACCGGTGGGTGTCGGCAGCCGCAGACACCGGTTGCCCGTGAGGTGCAGGTAGCAGCTGCCGCTGACCTGCGTTATGCCTTTGAAGCGCTGCGCGAACGCTTCGAAGGAGCGCATCCAAACATCCGCCTGAAGATCAGTTATGGCGCCTCCGGGCAACTTTTTACGCAGCTTCGCAATGGGGCGCCGTTCGATCTCTACTTTTCGGCCGATGCCGATTATCCGCGCAGGCTGATTGCTGAAGGGCTGGCCGTGGACTCGTCGTTTTTTCTGTATGCCATCGGCCAACTGGTCGTGTGGGTACCGAAAAATTCACCGCTGGCGCTTGCCTCCTGGGACGAACTGGCCGGACCGGCCATTCGCCGGCTGGCTCTGGCCAATCCCCGACATGCGCCCTATGGACGGGCGGCGATTACCGCCCTGCGGTCACTGGGGCTCTACGAACGCCTGCGCGGCCGACTCGTGTTTGGGGAGAACGTGGCCCAGGCTGCTCAGTTTGCGGCCAGTGGTGCTGCCGATGCGGGGCTCATTGCGCTATCGCTGGCCCTGGCGCCCGAGATGCAACAGCGCGGCCGCTATCGACCTCTTCCTCCAAACAGCTATTCGCCTATTGAGCAAGGGGCTGTTGTGCTGCGTCGAGCAGCCGCTCGTTCCGAGGTATGGACGTTCTGGCGTTTCGTGCAAGGTTCGGAAGGTCGCACTATCCTGCAACGTTATGGTTTTGCGCTTCCAGACGCAACCAATACGCTATGGACTGGACCGCTGCCTGGGTAA